The genomic window ATCGGCGTGCGGCAGCCGTCGCGGCCGACACCGATGCCGGGCACGTTCTTCTCGAAGGGATCGCGCACGTCCTCCGGCGCGATCGCGAGCTGATGCATGCCGATCTCGTCGCCGTAATAGAGCGTCGGCGTGCCGCGCAGCGTCAGCAGCAGCATGGCGGCGACACGGGCCTGTTCGGGACCGACCCGGCTTGCGACGCGCGGACGGTCGTGATTGCCGAGCACCCAGTTCGGCCAAGCGCCGCGCGGCAGCGCCTTCTCGTAATCCTCGATGATCTTCTCGATCGAGCGCGCGCTCCAGAAGGTCGAGAGCAGCGCGAAGTTGAACGGCATCTGCGCGCCGGTGAGATCGTTGCCATAGTAGGCCATCAAGCGATGCAGCGGCAGATAGATCTCGCCGATCAAGACGCGCGCGCCAAAGCCATCGGTGAGACGCCGCATCTGCGCGATCACGGCATGCACCTCGGGCTGATCGGTCGAGTATTGCGTCAGGATCTTTTCGTTCGGCGGCCGGCCCTCGACGTAATGTGGGTTCGGCGGATTGTCGCGGAATTCGACGTCCTTGATCAGGTGCCAGATCACGTCGACGCGGAAGCCGTCGACGCCCTTCTCCAGCCAGAACCGCATCACCTCATAGATCGCAGCGCGAACGTCCGGATTGCGCCAGTTGAGGTCCGGCTGCTGCGCGAGGAAGGCGTGGTAGTAATATTGCCCCGTGGTCTCGTCGAATTGCCAGGCGCTGCCGCCGAACTCGGACAGCCAGTTGTTCGGCACGCCACCATCGGGCGCCGGATCGCGCCAGATGTACCAGTCGCGCTTGGGATTGTCGCGTGAGGACCGGCTCTCGATGAACCAGGGATGCTGGTCCGAGGTGTGGTTCGGCACGAGATCGAGGATCAGCTTCAGGCCGTTGTCATGGGCGGCGGCGAGCAGAGCATCGAAATCGGCCATCGTGCCGAACAGCGGCTCGATGGCGGTATAGTCCGAAATGTCGTAGCCAAAATCCGCCATCGGCGAGGGAAAGATCGGCGACAGCCAGATCGCGTCGACGCCGAGCGATTTGACGTGAGGCAGCCGTCTGAGGATGCCAGCGAGATCGCCGACGCCATCGCCATCCGAGTCCTGAAACGAGCGCGGATAGATCTGATAGAAGATGCCGTCGCGCCACCAATTCTCGTTGCCTTGAGCCATGCCGAAAGACCACCCAAATCTGCGCCTCGCGCGGGAGAACGCGACAGCGACGCCCCGGTTCAAATTGGCAGGTCAATTGGGACGGCCGTGTGACGGCTGTTCCCGAGCTCGTTCCGACTGTTTGGCCCGAATCTTTTGCTTGGCGGCCTGGCAAAAATCGGCATTGTGCGGCCATGACCGAACAAAATGACACCAAAGCCAAAGCCGGCGCGATCATCGTTCCCGTGACGTTGTTCGAGCAGAACTGCACCATCATCTGGGACGAGCCTTCCAAGAAGGCCGTGGTGATCGATCCCGGTGGCGACGTGCCGAAGATTCTGGACGCGATCAAGCAGACCGGCGTCAGCGTGGAGAAGATCTGGCTGACCCATGGTCATATCGACCATGTCGGCGGCGCGGCCGACTTGCGCGACGCGCTGAAGGTGCCGATCGAGGGCCCGCATGAAGCGGACAAGTTCCTACTCGACAACGTGGTCGAGAGCGGCGCGCGCTTCGGCATGACCGGGGTGCGCAACTTTGCGCCGGACCGCTGGCTCGACGAAGGCGACAGCGTCTCGATCGGCGGCTTGCAGTTCGACATCCTGCACTGCCCCGGCCACTCGCCCGGCAGCGTGGTGTTCTTCAACAAGGACTTGCGTTTTGCCCATGTCGGCGACGTGCTGTTCGCAGGTTCAGTCGGACGCACCGACCTGCCCGGCGGCAGTCATGCCACGCTGATCAACTCGATAAAGACCAAGCTGCTGCCGCTCGGCGACGACGTCGGCTTCATCTGCGGCCATGGCGCCGGCTCGAGCATTGGCCAGGAGCGGATGACCAATCCGTTCATCACCGGCGAAATGTAAGCGTTTTACTCGGCGGCGTCCGCCAGCGCCGCGGGTTCGCCGAGGTTACGCTCGCCCCATTCGCGGATCGCGGCGACGACCGGCACAAAACTTCTGCCCTTGCGGGTCAGGCGATATTCGACCTTGGGCGGCACCTCGCCGAAATCCTTGCGGTCGATCAGGCCGCTCGCCGTCAGCGCTTTCAATTCGCGGCTGAGCACGCGCGGGGTGATCTCGGCGCTGCCTTCCGTGCCGCGCAGCAGGCCGCTCCTGATCTCGCCATAGCGGCGCGGACCGTCCTTGAGGTCCCAGACGATGCGCAGCTTGTACTTGCCGCTGATCATCTTCTGAAATGCCGCGACCGGACAGGTGCGCGCGGGGTTCGCTCTTGCATTCGCCATTGCCTTGGCCATGTCGCTCCTCCATGCGCGGAGTTCTTGTTTTGACGCGTTTCTTTATGCGAACCGGTCTTCACTTCGCTCGAAAACGCTCTGGCCGAGGATAGGAACAACGCCGAAAAAGTCCATACTATCAATTTTGTCCATACTTGCAGGATCGCTTGCAAGCCGCAGATGATGACGCACACGACGAAGTAAGGAGCGTCACATGAAGCACTTCATGATCACATACGCGTTCAGGAACGGCACGACGGAGGCCTGGCATCAGGAGATCAGCCGCTTCATCAAGGCGATCGACGGCGATCCGGAGCTGAAAGGGCGGATCGGCTATCGTGTCCTGAAGCACCGCGATGACGGTAGCTATATCCATCTCGCCAGCGTCACCGACGATGCCGCGCAAAAAACCCTGCAATCGCGCGAGTTCTTTAGGGCCTATCAGGAGATGACGCGGAAGGTGGCCGGCGGCGAGGTCACCGTGACGCCGATCGAGTGGATCGATCAGACGGGCTAGCTTCGCTGAGCTGAACCAACGGCGTCGCCACAAACTCCGTTATCGTCCCGGCGAAGGCCGGGACGACAGCGCTTACTTCATCAACCCCGCCGCCGTCAGCGCGCGCGTGATGATCTGGCCGAGATCGAAGCTGCGTGTCCGCTCGGGTTTCGCCTCGGCCGGCTGTGCGGCGACCGCGGCGCGGATCGAGCGGGCGAGATGCGGCGCGGGCGTCAGCGCCGGCTTCGGCGTCGCAGGCTTTGCCTCCGCCTTTGGCGCCGCCTCCGCGATCCAGCCGGTGAGGCCGAAGAACTTTGCGATGTGATAGGATGAGGAGATGCCGGCCTCGATCAGGAACGCGCCTTCCATGCCGTAACGCTGGTCGTTGTCGGCAAGGCCGAGCGGCGTGCCGTGCGCCATGTCGGTGATGGCGTAGGATTCGACCAGGGTCTCGCCGTCCTGGTTCCACCAGGCCTGGCGCGGATAGCCGTCGACATTGGTCTCGGCCATCGGCACCTCGGGCAGATCATGCAAATCGAGCCACTGCTTGACGATCTCGTTGGCATTGCCGGGATTGACGGTGCGGTCGGCGCTGCCGTGCCACACCGACACCTTCGGCCAGGGGCCACGATGGTGGGTGGCGTTGCGCACGAGATCGCCGAGCTCGCGCGCGGGACGCACGGGTGAATGGAACATGCCGTCCAGCGCCTCGCGCAGGTTCGACGCGATGCCATAGGGCAAGCCCGCGATCACCGCGCCGGCTGCGAAAACTTCCGGATAGGTCGCAAGCATCACCGATGTCATGCCGCCGCCGGCGGACAGGCCGGTGATGAAGATGCGCCTCTGATCGATGCGATGCGCTTGCACCATGTGAGCGATCATCTCGCGAATCGACCGCGCCTCGCCGCTGTCCCGCGCGGTGTCTTCCGGATTGAACCAGTTGAAGCAGGTGTTGCCGTTGTTGATGCGCTGCTGCTCGGGCATCAGCAGCGCGAAGCCGTAATGCTTCGCCAGCGTCGACCAGCCGGCGCCGAGATCGTAGCCGGAAGCGGTCTGGCCGCAGCCGTGCAACACGACGACGAGCGCGCGCGGCTTCTGCAGCTGCGCCGGCACGAAGGCGAGCATGCGCAAGGCCCCCGGATTGTCACCGAAATTCGTGACCTCTTGCAACGGGCTGGATGAATCCGCGCTGCGGCCGAGCTCGGCAAAGCGCAGACCGTCCAGCTTTGGCAGACGTCTCAACAGATCGACATTTCGGGCTAGTGACACGGCAACTTCCTGGTGGGCAACTTCCAACGTTCAGCCAAACCAGATAGTTGCTGCGTTGCAAAATAAAAAGACCGTGCGCTGTCAATCGCACGAAAATCGCCGGGATTTCCCGCGGAATCCGCATCTATTAACCGCTATGCCTCAACTTGGTGCAGAGGCGCGGCGCATCCAGGCCAGAAATGCGGCGCAGATCATGACTAATGTCACAAAC from Bradyrhizobium zhanjiangense includes these protein-coding regions:
- a CDS encoding alpha-amylase family glycosyl hydrolase; this encodes MAQGNENWWRDGIFYQIYPRSFQDSDGDGVGDLAGILRRLPHVKSLGVDAIWLSPIFPSPMADFGYDISDYTAIEPLFGTMADFDALLAAAHDNGLKLILDLVPNHTSDQHPWFIESRSSRDNPKRDWYIWRDPAPDGGVPNNWLSEFGGSAWQFDETTGQYYYHAFLAQQPDLNWRNPDVRAAIYEVMRFWLEKGVDGFRVDVIWHLIKDVEFRDNPPNPHYVEGRPPNEKILTQYSTDQPEVHAVIAQMRRLTDGFGARVLIGEIYLPLHRLMAYYGNDLTGAQMPFNFALLSTFWSARSIEKIIEDYEKALPRGAWPNWVLGNHDRPRVASRVGPEQARVAAMLLLTLRGTPTLYYGDEIGMHQLAIAPEDVRDPFEKNVPGIGVGRDGCRTPMQWDSSNFAGFSEVRPWLPLPEDHIRENVVDLESDPRSILTLYKRLIALRKASPPLMAGDYHPISAQGDLLLYRREAGGRAVVVALNLGPDPIAVTTSAIRFGSEILLSTFLDREGERLEGVLDLRGNEGVVVAAPS
- a CDS encoding MBL fold metallo-hydrolase; protein product: MTEQNDTKAKAGAIIVPVTLFEQNCTIIWDEPSKKAVVIDPGGDVPKILDAIKQTGVSVEKIWLTHGHIDHVGGAADLRDALKVPIEGPHEADKFLLDNVVESGARFGMTGVRNFAPDRWLDEGDSVSIGGLQFDILHCPGHSPGSVVFFNKDLRFAHVGDVLFAGSVGRTDLPGGSHATLINSIKTKLLPLGDDVGFICGHGAGSSIGQERMTNPFITGEM
- a CDS encoding winged helix-turn-helix transcriptional regulator, which produces MAKAMANARANPARTCPVAAFQKMISGKYKLRIVWDLKDGPRRYGEIRSGLLRGTEGSAEITPRVLSRELKALTASGLIDRKDFGEVPPKVEYRLTRKGRSFVPVVAAIREWGERNLGEPAALADAAE
- a CDS encoding PHB depolymerase family esterase → MSLARNVDLLRRLPKLDGLRFAELGRSADSSSPLQEVTNFGDNPGALRMLAFVPAQLQKPRALVVVLHGCGQTASGYDLGAGWSTLAKHYGFALLMPEQQRINNGNTCFNWFNPEDTARDSGEARSIREMIAHMVQAHRIDQRRIFITGLSAGGGMTSVMLATYPEVFAAGAVIAGLPYGIASNLREALDGMFHSPVRPARELGDLVRNATHHRGPWPKVSVWHGSADRTVNPGNANEIVKQWLDLHDLPEVPMAETNVDGYPRQAWWNQDGETLVESYAITDMAHGTPLGLADNDQRYGMEGAFLIEAGISSSYHIAKFFGLTGWIAEAAPKAEAKPATPKPALTPAPHLARSIRAAVAAQPAEAKPERTRSFDLGQIITRALTAAGLMK